In the Hordeum vulgare subsp. vulgare chromosome 7H, MorexV3_pseudomolecules_assembly, whole genome shotgun sequence genome, one interval contains:
- the LOC123412073 gene encoding uncharacterized protein LOC123412073 — translation MTDDTTALDVWLRIERYFLANRAARGLHLRRQFNNLQQGDLSIAEYTRRLKNLATALSDVGKPVSADDLIEQLLHGLAKPLHALGASIGDTVPVPDFETAVSGLSNAEEKMQRHTLLDGTSALVIHGGRGSQPHTVVCASLLMNPLGAPARTTPLVTAPAARATASTGVVVVEGVAVATAVTAPRSLQLQPLAGVFHPLWRRAPSFVVGSAKGRRCPGAASCYSHPGVSGYVLRLDALPPCCTVAALYAAPGSASYPTPAPFAAPSLLSGPSSWDQQALFHQAYNNVVTQHPNSATDWIMDSGASSHVTGQQGSRQQEGSHALHVGIANVKLHALANATKSPN, via the exons ATGACGGACGACACCACTGCCCTCGATGTCTGGTTGCGCATCGAGCGGTACTTCCTCGCCAACCGCGCGGCCCGTGGGCTTCACCTGCGTCGGCAGTTCAACAACCTTCAGCAGGGCGATCTGTCCATCGCCGAGTACACGCGTCGGCTCAAGAACCTCGCCACCGCCCTCAGCGACGTCGGCAAGCCGGTGTCTGCGGACGACCTCATCGAGCAACTTCTTCATGGCCTTGCCAAGCCCTTACATGCCCTCGGCGCCAGCATCGGCGACACCGTCCCCGTCCCCGACTTTGAGACTGCCGTCTCCGGCCTCTCCAATGCCGAAGAGAAGATGCAGCGCCACACGCTCCTTGATGGCACCTCCGCCCTCGTCATCCATGGTGGTCGCGGCTCTCAGCCACACACGGTGGTGTGCGCCTCGCTCCTGATGAATCCACTGGGCGCGCCGGCCAGAACAACCCCACTGGTCACGGCACCGGCAGCTCGGGCAACGGCCAGCACGGGCGTGGTTGTAGTCGAGGGCGTGGCCGTGGCGACGGCGGTCACAGCTCCTCGTAGTCTGCAGCTCCAACCCCTGGCTGGGGTATTTCACCCCTTATGGCGCCGCGCTCCCTCGTTCGTTGTGGGTTCCGCCAAAGgccgtcggtgtcctggggccgcATCCTGCTACTCTCACCCAGGCGTATCCGGTTATGTACTCCGGCTCGACGCCCTCCCCCCCTGCTGCACTGTTGCTGCACTGTACGCCGCCCCTGGATCGGCCTCCTACCCCACGCCGGCGCCCTTTGCTGCTCCTTCGTTGCTGTCGGGGCCTTCTAGCTGGGATCAACAGGCCTTGTTTCACCAGGCCTACAACAACGTCGTGACCCAACACCCCAATAGCGCCACCGACTGGATAATGGATTCAGGCGCCTCATCACACGTCACAGGTCAACAAG GATCTCGCCAGCAGGAAGGTTCTCATGCGCTCCATGTTGGGATTGCTAATGTTaaacttcatgcactagccaacgcaaccaaaagtccgaactga